One Pseudomonas sp. AN-1 genomic region harbors:
- a CDS encoding AraC family transcriptional regulator, protein MIQRAAPVVKDSISIRLVEEALRGFAERGESVDELLREIGLEPALLADPAARVEVRDYSRLWLHLARRYDDEFFAMDPRRMRWGSFAFLCRTCRNQATLEEALHTALDFFALTFDSFRPTLARSQSLAEVVLHERTGEPLRPFTCFTFWLLLHGLACWLVGRRFPLLAVELRGAEPEYIGDYRVMFSDNLRFARPSNRIIFAAEVLDLPVRRSEAELSEFLARAPSNILVKYRDTGSLAHRIKSHLRSLPGERWPTGDELAQVLCMSPSTLRRRLAEVGQSYQAIKDAVRQERATAWLADPQVSFGAIAERLGFADVSAFYKAFRKWTGTNPGHYRTLILAPGIGQNGHAD, encoded by the coding sequence GTGATCCAGCGCGCAGCACCGGTAGTCAAGGACAGCATCTCCATCCGTCTGGTCGAGGAGGCCCTGCGCGGCTTCGCCGAACGCGGCGAGTCGGTCGACGAACTGCTGCGCGAGATCGGTCTGGAGCCGGCTCTGCTCGCCGATCCCGCCGCGCGGGTCGAGGTGCGCGACTACAGCCGCCTGTGGCTGCATCTGGCGCGGCGCTACGACGACGAGTTCTTCGCCATGGATCCGCGGCGCATGCGCTGGGGCAGCTTCGCCTTCCTGTGCCGCACCTGCCGCAACCAGGCCACTCTGGAGGAGGCGCTGCACACCGCGCTGGACTTCTTCGCCCTGACCTTCGACAGCTTCCGTCCGACGCTCGCCCGCAGCCAGAGCCTCGCCGAGGTGGTGCTGCACGAGCGCACGGGCGAGCCGCTGCGGCCCTTCACCTGCTTCACCTTCTGGCTGCTGCTGCACGGTCTGGCCTGCTGGCTGGTCGGCCGGCGTTTCCCTCTGCTGGCGGTGGAGCTGCGCGGCGCGGAGCCCGAGTACATCGGCGACTACCGGGTGATGTTCTCCGACAACCTGCGCTTCGCCCGCCCGTCGAACCGGATCATCTTCGCCGCCGAGGTGCTCGACCTGCCGGTGCGGCGCAGCGAGGCGGAGCTCAGCGAGTTCCTCGCCCGCGCGCCGTCGAACATCCTGGTCAAGTACCGCGACACCGGCAGCCTGGCCCATCGCATCAAGAGCCATCTGCGCAGCCTGCCGGGCGAACGCTGGCCGACCGGCGACGAGCTGGCCCAGGTGCTGTGCATGTCGCCCTCGACCCTGCGTCGGCGGCTGGCCGAGGTCGGCCAGTCCTACCAGGCGATCAAGGACGCCGTGCGCCAGGAGCGCGCTACCGCCTGGCTGGCCGATCCGCAGGTGAGTTTCGGCGCCATCGCCGAGCGCCTCGGCTTCGCCGACGTCAGCGCCTTCTACAAGGCCTTCCGCAAGTGGACCGGCACCAACCCCGGCCACTACCGCACCCTGATCCTCGCCCCCGGCATTGGCCAAAACGGTCACGCAGATTGA
- a CDS encoding SDR family NAD(P)-dependent oxidoreductase has product MRIPNKVFLVTGAASGLGAATASALVEAGARVLLVDVAAAVEARAAELGANARGLVADITDEAAARNAVAAARETFGALHGLVNCAGVVGGEKVLGRNGPHALESFSRIVTINLIGTFNMLRLAAEVMAEGEADEGGERGVIVNTASIAAFDGQIGQAAYAASKGGVAALTLPVARELARHGIRVMTIAPGIFETPMMAGMSDEVRASLAAGVPFPPRLGKPEEYAALVRHIVENSMLNGEVIRLDGALRMAAK; this is encoded by the coding sequence ATGCGCATCCCCAACAAGGTTTTCCTGGTCACCGGCGCCGCCTCCGGGCTCGGCGCGGCCACCGCCAGCGCGCTGGTCGAGGCCGGCGCCAGGGTGCTGCTGGTCGACGTCGCTGCCGCCGTCGAGGCGCGCGCCGCCGAGCTGGGCGCCAATGCCCGCGGCCTGGTCGCCGACATCACCGACGAGGCCGCCGCCCGCAATGCCGTGGCCGCCGCCCGCGAGACCTTCGGCGCGCTGCACGGCCTGGTCAACTGCGCCGGCGTGGTCGGTGGCGAGAAGGTGCTCGGCCGCAATGGCCCGCACGCGCTGGAGAGCTTCAGCCGCATCGTCACCATCAACCTGATCGGCACCTTCAACATGCTGCGCCTGGCCGCCGAGGTCATGGCCGAGGGCGAGGCGGACGAGGGCGGCGAGCGTGGGGTGATCGTCAACACCGCCTCCATCGCCGCCTTCGACGGGCAGATCGGCCAGGCCGCCTACGCCGCCTCCAAGGGCGGGGTGGCCGCCCTGACCCTGCCGGTAGCGCGCGAGCTGGCGCGTCACGGCATCCGGGTGATGACCATCGCTCCCGGCATCTTCGAGACGCCGATGATGGCCGGCATGAGCGACGAGGTGCGCGCCTCGCTGGCCGCGGGCGTGCCGTTCCCGCCGCGCCTCGGCAAGCCCGAGGAGTACGCCGCGCTGGTCCGCCACATCGTCGAGAACAGCATGCTCAACGGCGAGGTGATCCGCCTCGACGGCGCCCTGCGCATGGCCGCCAAGTGA
- a CDS encoding acetyl-CoA C-acyltransferase, which produces MNHEDPIVIVASARTPMGGFQGDFRNVTAPELGAAAIRAAVERSGLPPEAVQEVLMGCVLPAGIGQAPARQAALGAGLSRSTVCTTLNKMCGSGMQTVILAHDLLRAGSADVVVAGGMESMSNAPYLLDKARAGYRMGHGKVLDHMFLDGLEDAYDKGRLMGTFAEDCAQAHGFSREEQDAYALASLQRARDAMADGYFAGEIVPLTVTQGREQRLVAQDEQPPKASPEKIPTLRPAFRDGGTVTAANSSSISDGAAALVLMRRSEAERRGLRPLAAIRGHAAFADAPNLFPTAPIGAIRNLMQRTGWSLDQVDLFEINEAFAVVTMVAMRELGLDHARVNVHGGACALGHPIGASGARILVTLLAALRSHGLRRGVAAICIGGGEATAMAVELLD; this is translated from the coding sequence ATGAACCACGAAGATCCGATCGTCATCGTCGCCAGCGCCCGTACTCCCATGGGCGGCTTCCAGGGCGACTTCAGGAACGTGACCGCCCCCGAGCTGGGCGCCGCCGCGATCCGCGCCGCGGTCGAGCGCAGCGGCCTGCCGCCTGAGGCGGTGCAGGAAGTACTGATGGGCTGCGTGCTGCCCGCCGGTATCGGCCAGGCCCCGGCGCGCCAGGCGGCGCTGGGCGCCGGTCTGTCCCGCTCTACCGTATGCACCACCTTGAACAAGATGTGCGGCTCGGGCATGCAGACGGTGATCCTCGCCCACGACCTGCTGCGCGCCGGCAGCGCCGATGTGGTGGTCGCCGGCGGCATGGAAAGCATGTCCAACGCGCCCTACCTGCTGGACAAGGCACGCGCCGGCTACCGCATGGGCCACGGCAAGGTGCTCGACCACATGTTCCTCGACGGCCTGGAGGACGCCTACGACAAGGGCCGCCTGATGGGCACCTTCGCCGAGGACTGCGCCCAGGCGCACGGTTTCAGCCGCGAGGAGCAGGACGCCTATGCGCTGGCCTCGCTGCAGCGCGCCCGCGACGCCATGGCCGACGGCTACTTCGCCGGGGAAATCGTGCCGCTGACGGTCACCCAGGGCCGCGAGCAGCGCCTGGTCGCGCAGGACGAACAGCCGCCCAAGGCCAGTCCGGAGAAGATCCCGACCCTGCGCCCGGCGTTCCGCGACGGCGGCACGGTGACCGCGGCCAACTCCAGCTCGATCTCCGACGGCGCCGCCGCGCTGGTGCTGATGCGCCGCTCCGAAGCCGAGCGTCGCGGCCTGCGTCCGCTGGCGGCGATCCGCGGCCATGCCGCCTTCGCCGATGCACCCAACCTGTTCCCCACCGCGCCCATCGGCGCGATCCGCAACCTGATGCAGCGCACCGGCTGGAGCCTCGATCAGGTCGACCTGTTCGAGATCAACGAGGCCTTCGCGGTGGTCACCATGGTCGCCATGCGCGAGCTGGGCCTCGATCACGCCAGGGTCAACGTGCACGGCGGGGCTTGCGCCCTCGGCCACCCGATCGGCGCCTCCGGCGCGCGCATCCTGGTCACCCTGCTGGCGGCACTGCGCAGCCACGGCCTGCGCCGTGGCGTGGCGGCCATCTGCATCGGCGGCGGCGAAGCCACGGCGATGGCCGTCGAGCTGCTGGACTGA
- a CDS encoding enoyl-CoA hydratase has translation MNYETLLVEIRERVALITLNRPQALNALNSQLVGELNQALDRLEADPQIGCIVLTGSAKAFAAGADIKELADMTFPQIYHDDHFAQADRIAARRKPVIAAVSGYALGGGCELALMCDFIYAADSARFGLPEITLGVLPGIGGTQRLTRAIGRAKAMEMCLTGRMMGAAEAESAGLVARVFPADSLLEETLQAAHAIAGKSLTAAMLIKECINRVDETSLSEGVRFERRVFHSVFATADQKEGMAAFVDKRAPNFTHR, from the coding sequence ATGAACTACGAAACCCTGCTGGTGGAGATCCGCGAGCGCGTCGCGCTGATCACCCTCAACCGTCCCCAGGCGCTGAATGCGCTCAACTCCCAGCTGGTCGGCGAACTCAACCAGGCGCTCGACCGCCTGGAGGCCGACCCGCAGATCGGCTGCATCGTCCTCACCGGCTCGGCCAAGGCCTTCGCCGCCGGCGCGGACATCAAGGAACTGGCGGACATGACCTTTCCGCAGATCTACCACGACGACCACTTCGCTCAAGCCGACCGCATCGCCGCGCGGCGCAAGCCGGTCATCGCCGCGGTGTCCGGCTACGCGCTGGGCGGCGGCTGCGAGCTGGCGCTGATGTGCGACTTCATCTACGCCGCCGACAGCGCCCGCTTCGGCCTGCCGGAGATCACCCTCGGCGTGCTGCCGGGGATCGGCGGCACCCAGCGCCTGACCCGCGCCATCGGCCGCGCCAAGGCCATGGAGATGTGCCTGACCGGGCGCATGATGGGCGCCGCCGAGGCGGAAAGCGCCGGGCTGGTGGCGCGGGTGTTCCCGGCCGACAGCCTGCTCGAGGAAACCCTGCAGGCGGCCCACGCCATCGCCGGCAAGTCGCTGACCGCGGCGATGCTGATCAAGGAGTGCATCAATCGCGTCGACGAGACCAGCCTCAGCGAGGGCGTGCGCTTCGAGCGGCGGGTGTTCCACTCGGTGTTCGCCACCGCCGACCAGAAGGAGGGCATGGCGGCCTTCGTCGACAAGCGCGCGCCGAACTTCACCCATCGCTGA
- a CDS encoding long-chain fatty acid--CoA ligase, translating to MQKAPLLISGILTHAASAHGDTEIVSRLVDEPLWRYDYRGLAQRAGQAASLLQRLGIRAGDRVSSLAWNTHRHYELFFAVPGIGAVLHTANPRLSDEQIAFTLNHAESSVLLFDRSFAPLVARLRPQLPHIRHFIVLSDRDCFDAGEGAVPCYEALIAGERPIDWPSFDENAGAVLCYTSGTTGDPKGVLYSHRSVVLHALAAGLSGAFGLSAFDCVMPCSSLYHGTAWGLPFAAAINGCKFVLPCDRMDGRSLQELIRNEGVTFSGGVPTIWTMYLDHLERSGEDAGTLERLVIGGSAVPRAMAEKFQGKYGVTIRQLWGMTETSPLGVISTPTPKLTARGQAATDEVIWTRQGRLQFGIELKIVDEEGSELPRDGVTPGKLLVRGPWTVERYFRSEKSALDADGWFDTGDIATLDGDGFMRITDRSKDVIKSGGEWVSSIDIENVAVACPGVKIAAVVGVFHPKWEERPLLVIEPHEDAEVCVKRVLAHLEPHIVRWWMPDAVVIDRVPLTATGKIDKKVLRERYRDYLVAELRLEAQG from the coding sequence ATGCAGAAGGCGCCGCTGCTGATCAGCGGCATCCTCACCCATGCCGCCAGCGCCCATGGCGACACCGAGATCGTCTCGCGGCTGGTCGACGAGCCGCTGTGGCGCTACGACTACCGCGGCCTGGCGCAGCGCGCCGGACAGGCAGCTTCGCTGCTGCAGCGCCTGGGGATTCGCGCCGGCGACCGGGTGTCCTCGCTGGCCTGGAACACCCATCGCCACTACGAACTGTTCTTCGCCGTGCCGGGCATCGGCGCGGTGCTGCACACCGCCAACCCGCGGCTGTCCGACGAGCAGATCGCCTTCACCCTCAACCACGCCGAGAGCAGCGTGCTGCTGTTCGACCGCAGCTTCGCGCCGCTGGTCGCCCGTCTGCGCCCGCAGCTGCCGCACATCCGCCACTTCATCGTGCTGTCGGATCGCGACTGCTTCGATGCCGGGGAAGGTGCGGTGCCCTGCTATGAAGCGCTGATCGCCGGTGAGCGCCCCATCGACTGGCCGAGCTTCGACGAGAACGCCGGCGCGGTGCTCTGCTACACCTCGGGCACCACCGGCGATCCCAAGGGCGTGCTGTACAGCCACCGCTCGGTGGTGCTGCACGCGCTGGCCGCCGGCCTCAGCGGCGCCTTCGGCCTGTCGGCCTTCGACTGCGTGATGCCGTGCTCGTCGCTGTACCACGGCACCGCCTGGGGCCTGCCGTTCGCCGCGGCGATCAACGGCTGCAAGTTCGTGCTGCCCTGCGACAGGATGGACGGCCGCAGCCTGCAGGAACTGATCAGGAACGAGGGGGTGACCTTCTCCGGCGGCGTGCCGACCATCTGGACCATGTACCTCGACCACCTGGAGCGCAGCGGCGAGGACGCCGGCACGCTCGAGCGCCTGGTGATCGGCGGCTCGGCGGTGCCGCGGGCGATGGCCGAGAAGTTCCAGGGCAAGTACGGGGTGACCATCCGCCAGCTGTGGGGGATGACCGAGACCAGCCCGCTCGGGGTGATCTCGACGCCGACGCCCAAGCTGACCGCGCGCGGCCAGGCGGCCACCGACGAGGTGATCTGGACCCGCCAGGGCCGCCTGCAGTTCGGCATCGAGCTGAAGATCGTCGACGAGGAGGGCAGCGAGCTGCCGCGCGACGGCGTGACCCCGGGCAAGCTCTTGGTGCGCGGGCCGTGGACGGTCGAGCGCTACTTCCGCAGCGAGAAGAGCGCGCTGGATGCCGACGGCTGGTTCGACACCGGCGACATCGCCACCCTCGACGGCGACGGCTTCATGCGCATCACCGACCGCAGCAAGGACGTGATCAAGTCCGGCGGCGAGTGGGTCAGCTCGATCGACATCGAGAACGTCGCGGTGGCCTGCCCGGGGGTGAAGATCGCCGCGGTGGTCGGCGTGTTCCACCCGAAATGGGAGGAGCGCCCGCTGCTGGTGATCGAGCCGCACGAGGACGCCGAGGTGTGCGTCAAGCGCGTGCTGGCCCACCTCGAGCCGCACATCGTCCGCTGGTGGATGCCCGATGCGGTGGTGATCGACCGCGTGCCGCTGACCGCCACCGGCAAGATCGACAAGAAGGTGCTGCGCGAGCGTTACCGCGACTATCTGGTCGCCGAGTTGCGGCTGGAGGCGCAGGGATGA
- a CDS encoding CaiB/BaiF CoA-transferase family protein, translated as MTTDRQGPLAGLRVLEFAGIGPGPHCAMLLADMGADVVRIERAGGNGWPNSVADRGRQVLELDIRSAAGRARCLELAERADVLIEGFRPGVMERLGLGPDELRELNPRLVYGRMTGWGQDGPLARAAGHDINYIALTGALAAIGGRSGGAIPPLNLVGDFGGGSLFLAFGIMTALWERERSGQGQVVDAAIVDGVSSLMSFFAGGSLSMQRERNLLGGAAPHYRCYRCADGGEIAVGPLEPQFLRELLERIEAPEQLYAGCDDPAEWAAQGECLAALFARRTRDEWCALLEGTDACFAPVLTLDEAPQHPHLQARGVYREVDGQLQVAPAPRLSRTPGEARASVRLAADAPLWGEARAAVT; from the coding sequence ATGACGACCGACCGCCAGGGACCGCTGGCCGGCCTGCGCGTGCTGGAGTTCGCCGGCATCGGCCCCGGTCCGCACTGCGCCATGCTGCTCGCCGACATGGGTGCCGACGTGGTGCGCATCGAGCGCGCCGGCGGCAACGGCTGGCCCAACTCGGTGGCCGACCGCGGCCGCCAGGTGCTGGAGCTGGACATCCGCAGCGCGGCCGGGCGGGCGCGCTGCCTGGAGCTGGCCGAGCGCGCCGACGTGCTGATCGAGGGCTTCCGTCCCGGGGTGATGGAGCGCCTCGGCCTCGGCCCGGACGAGCTGCGCGAACTCAACCCGCGGCTGGTCTACGGACGCATGACCGGCTGGGGCCAGGATGGCCCGCTGGCCCGCGCCGCCGGCCACGACATCAACTACATCGCCCTGACCGGCGCGCTGGCCGCCATCGGCGGGCGTTCGGGCGGGGCGATCCCGCCGCTCAACCTGGTCGGCGACTTCGGCGGCGGCTCGCTGTTCCTCGCCTTCGGCATCATGACGGCGCTGTGGGAGCGCGAGCGCTCCGGGCAGGGCCAGGTGGTCGACGCCGCCATCGTCGACGGGGTGTCCTCGCTGATGAGCTTCTTCGCCGGCGGCAGCCTGTCGATGCAGCGCGAACGCAACCTGCTCGGCGGCGCCGCGCCGCACTACCGCTGCTACCGCTGCGCCGACGGCGGCGAGATCGCCGTCGGCCCGCTGGAGCCGCAGTTCCTGCGCGAGCTGCTGGAGCGCATCGAGGCGCCCGAGCAGCTCTACGCCGGCTGCGACGATCCGGCTGAATGGGCGGCGCAGGGCGAGTGCCTGGCCGCGCTGTTCGCCCGCCGCACGCGGGACGAGTGGTGCGCGCTGCTGGAGGGCACTGACGCCTGCTTCGCGCCGGTGCTCACGCTCGACGAGGCGCCGCAGCACCCGCACCTGCAGGCGCGCGGGGTGTACCGCGAGGTCGACGGGCAGCTGCAGGTGGCGCCGGCGCCACGGCTGTCGCGCACGCCGGGGGAGGCGCGCGCCTCGGTGCGGCTGGCGGCGGATGCGCCGCTGTGGGGGGAAGCGCGCGCGGCGGTAACCTGA
- a CDS encoding alpha/beta hydrolase, translated as MQLRATRQDLWIDTSCGRMFVRRWRPLGAGDPEENPPIVLFHDSLGCVELWRDFPEQLAVATGREVIAYDRFGFGRSAPHPGDWSARFIRDEAERFFPMLRDSLAIDRFVAFGHSVGGIMAATCAAHYPHSCQALVTLSALAFVEERTLQGIRLAKQEFGRPGQIERLEKYHGDKARWVLAAWTDTWLSAGFADWTLESHASSIACPHLVIHGEEDEYGSLLHPERLSRLSNATSASLILEGCQHFPHREFPERVLDASASFLESQSASVAGNAAGCAEACY; from the coding sequence ATGCAGCTGCGTGCTACCCGACAAGATCTCTGGATCGATACTTCCTGCGGCCGGATGTTCGTCCGTCGCTGGCGACCGCTGGGCGCTGGCGATCCGGAGGAAAATCCGCCGATCGTGCTGTTTCACGATTCCCTGGGCTGCGTGGAGCTGTGGCGGGACTTCCCGGAGCAGCTGGCCGTCGCGACCGGCCGCGAGGTCATTGCCTACGACCGCTTCGGCTTCGGCCGCTCGGCGCCGCATCCCGGGGACTGGTCGGCCCGTTTCATCCGCGACGAGGCGGAGCGCTTCTTCCCGATGCTGCGCGACAGCCTGGCGATCGACCGTTTCGTGGCATTCGGCCACAGCGTCGGCGGCATCATGGCGGCCACCTGTGCGGCACACTATCCGCACAGCTGCCAGGCACTGGTCACGCTGTCCGCCCTGGCATTCGTGGAGGAGCGGACGCTGCAGGGGATTCGCCTTGCCAAGCAGGAGTTCGGCCGGCCGGGGCAGATCGAGCGGCTGGAGAAATATCATGGCGACAAGGCGCGCTGGGTCCTGGCGGCCTGGACGGACACCTGGCTGTCCGCAGGCTTCGCCGACTGGACGCTCGAAAGTCATGCGTCGTCCATCGCCTGCCCGCATCTGGTCATTCACGGCGAGGAGGACGAGTACGGCTCGCTGCTGCATCCGGAACGCCTGAGCAGGCTGAGCAACGCCACCAGTGCCTCGCTGATTCTGGAGGGATGCCAGCATTTCCCCCATCGGGAATTCCCCGAGAGGGTGCTCGATGCGAGCGCAAGCTTCCTGGAAAGCCAGAGCGCATCCGTCGCCGGGAATGCTGCGGGGTGCGCCGAGGCCTGCTATTAG
- the katG gene encoding catalase/peroxidase HPI has protein sequence MSGTNMKSSGKCPVMHGANTTAGNQAMDWWPKALNLDILHQHDTKTNPLGDFDYREEVKKLDFAALKRDLTALMTDSQDWWPADWGHYGGLMIRMAWHAAGSYRVADGRGGAGTGNQRFAPLNSWPDNANLDKARRLLWPIKRKYGNKISWADLIVLAGNVAYESMGFKTFGFAYGRADIWHPEKDIYWGSEKEWLAPTNNPNSRYSGERDLENPLAAVMMGLIYVNPQGVDGQPDPLKTAKDVRETFKRMAMDDEETVALTAGGHTVGKAHGNGDAALLGPEPEAADVEEQGLGWNNKTRRGVGRDTVTSGLEGAWTTHPTRWDNGYFDMLLNHEWELKKSPAGAWQWEPVDIKQEDMPVDVEDPSIRHKPMMTDADMAMKMDPEYRKIAERFHKDPAAFEDAFARAWFKLTHRDMGPKARYIGPEVPAEDLIWQDPVPSGRSDYDVAAVKAKIAASGLSVSELVSTAWDSARTFRGSDYRGGANGARIRLAPQKDWEGNEPARLARVLAVYEKIAAETGASVADVIVLGGNLGVEQAAKAAGFDVSVPFAPGRGDASQAQTDVDSFAVLEPVHDAYRNWLKKDYAVSPEELMLDRTQLLGLTAPEMTVLVGGMRVLGTNHGGSQHGVFTDRVGALSNDFFVNLTDMGNTWKPAGNNLYEIRDRKTDKVKWTATRVDLVFGSNSVLRAYAEVYAQDDNQEKFVRDFVAAWTKVMNADRFDLA, from the coding sequence ATGAGCGGAACCAACATGAAATCTTCCGGCAAGTGCCCGGTGATGCACGGTGCCAACACCACCGCCGGCAACCAGGCCATGGATTGGTGGCCCAAGGCCCTCAACCTCGACATCCTCCACCAGCACGACACCAAGACCAATCCGCTGGGCGACTTCGACTACCGCGAGGAAGTGAAGAAGCTCGACTTCGCCGCGCTCAAGCGCGACCTCACCGCGCTGATGACCGACAGCCAGGACTGGTGGCCGGCCGACTGGGGCCACTACGGTGGCCTGATGATCCGCATGGCCTGGCACGCCGCCGGCTCCTACCGGGTGGCCGACGGCCGTGGCGGCGCCGGCACCGGCAACCAGCGCTTCGCGCCGCTGAACTCCTGGCCGGACAACGCCAACCTCGACAAGGCCCGCCGCCTGCTGTGGCCGATCAAGCGCAAGTACGGCAACAAGATCAGCTGGGCCGACCTGATCGTGCTGGCCGGCAACGTGGCCTACGAGTCGATGGGCTTCAAGACCTTCGGTTTCGCCTACGGCCGCGCGGACATCTGGCATCCGGAGAAGGACATCTACTGGGGTTCCGAGAAGGAATGGCTGGCGCCCACCAACAATCCCAACAGCCGCTACTCCGGTGAGCGCGACCTGGAGAACCCGCTGGCGGCGGTGATGATGGGCCTGATCTACGTCAACCCGCAGGGTGTCGACGGCCAGCCCGACCCGCTGAAGACCGCCAAGGACGTGCGCGAGACCTTCAAGCGCATGGCGATGGACGACGAGGAAACCGTCGCCCTGACCGCCGGCGGCCACACCGTGGGCAAGGCCCACGGCAACGGCGACGCCGCGCTGCTCGGCCCGGAACCCGAGGCGGCGGACGTCGAGGAGCAGGGCCTGGGCTGGAACAACAAGACCAGGCGCGGCGTCGGCCGCGACACCGTGACCAGCGGCCTGGAAGGCGCCTGGACCACCCATCCGACCCGCTGGGACAACGGCTACTTCGACATGCTGCTCAACCACGAGTGGGAGCTGAAGAAGAGCCCGGCCGGCGCCTGGCAGTGGGAGCCGGTCGACATCAAGCAAGAGGACATGCCGGTCGACGTGGAGGATCCGAGCATCCGCCACAAGCCGATGATGACCGACGCCGACATGGCGATGAAGATGGATCCGGAGTACCGCAAGATCGCCGAGCGCTTCCACAAGGATCCCGCCGCCTTCGAGGATGCCTTCGCCCGCGCCTGGTTCAAGCTGACCCACCGCGACATGGGGCCGAAGGCCCGCTACATCGGTCCGGAAGTGCCGGCCGAAGACCTGATCTGGCAGGACCCGGTGCCGAGCGGGCGCAGCGACTACGACGTCGCCGCGGTCAAGGCGAAGATCGCCGCCAGCGGCCTGTCGGTCAGCGAGCTGGTCAGCACCGCCTGGGACAGCGCGCGCACCTTCCGCGGCTCGGACTACCGCGGCGGCGCCAACGGCGCGCGCATCCGCCTGGCCCCGCAGAAGGACTGGGAAGGCAACGAGCCGGCGCGTCTGGCCAGGGTGCTGGCGGTGTACGAGAAGATCGCTGCCGAGACCGGCGCCAGCGTGGCCGATGTCATCGTGCTGGGCGGCAACCTCGGCGTCGAGCAGGCGGCCAAGGCGGCGGGCTTCGACGTCAGCGTGCCTTTCGCCCCGGGGCGTGGCGACGCCAGCCAGGCGCAGACCGACGTGGACTCCTTCGCCGTGCTGGAGCCGGTGCACGATGCCTATCGCAACTGGCTGAAGAAGGACTACGCCGTCAGTCCCGAAGAGCTGATGCTCGACCGCACCCAGCTGCTGGGCCTGACCGCGCCGGAGATGACCGTGCTGGTCGGCGGCATGCGCGTGCTGGGCACCAACCATGGCGGCAGCCAGCATGGCGTGTTCACCGACCGGGTCGGCGCGCTGAGCAACGACTTCTTCGTCAACCTGACCGACATGGGCAACACCTGGAAGCCGGCCGGCAACAACCTGTACGAGATCCGTGACCGCAAGACCGACAAGGTCAAGTGGACGGCGACCCGCGTGGACCTGGTGTTCGGCTCCAACTCGGTGCTGCGTGCCTACGCCGAGGTCTATGCCCAGGACGACAACCAGGAGAAGTTCGTCAGGGACTTCGTCGCCGCCTGGACCAAGGTGATGAACGCCGACCGCTTCGATCTGGCGTGA